In Ramlibacter sp., the sequence TCACGCTGGCTTCGGCCGCCTGCGGGCTCGCCCCTGACGCCGCCACGCTGGTGGCAGCGCGGGTGCTGCAAGGCCTGGCTGGCGCCCTGCTTCAGCCGCAGGTGCTGGCCATGATGGGCCTGGTCTACACCGGCGAGCGGCGCGCCCGCGCGTTTGCCGCCTACGGGCTCACGCTGGGCCTGGGCGCCACGCTGGGCCAGCTGCTGGGTGGCCTGCTCATCCACGCCAACCTGGCCGGGCTGGGCTGGCGCAGTTGCTTCCTCATCAACGTCCCGGTGGGCCTGGCCGCGTTGGCGCTGGCGCCGCGGCTGCTGCCACCGCTGGCCAACAAGGCCGGCGCGCGGCTGGATCTGGCGGGCGCGGCGCTGGCCGCGGCCGTCTGCACGGCGGTGGTGCTGCCGCTGGTGGAGGGGCGCGAGCAGGGCTGGCCGCTGTGGAGCGTGCTGAGCCTGGCGCTGGCCCTGCCGCTGGCTGCGGCCTTCGCGCTGCAGCAACGGCAGCTGGCCCGGCGCGGCGGCGCGCCCCTGCTGGCCCCGGCCCTGCTCGCGCACCGCAGCTTTGTGCTGGGCCTGGCCACGACGCTGGCGTTCTACGCGGGCAATGCCTCGCTGTATTTCGTGCTGGCGCTGTACATGCAGCAGGGGCTGGGCCTGGCGCCGCTGCCCTCGGGGCTGATCTTCACGGCGCTGGCCGCGGGCTTTTTTGCCACCTCGCTGGCCGCACCGCGGCTGGCGCGGTGGCTGGGCGGCGCGCCGATCGCGCGTGGCGCATTGCTGCTGGCGCTGGGCCACGCGCTGCAATGCCTGAACGTGACGCTGTGGGCCGGGCCGTCCACCCTGTTCTGGATGGTGCCGCTGCTGTTGCTGCAGGGCGCGGGGCTGGGGCTGGTGATGGCGCCGCTGGTGTCCGCGGTGCTGGCGGGCCTGCCGCCCCAGCATGCGGGCGTGGCGTCGGGCACGATTGCCACCGTGCAGCAGGCGGGCAATGCGCTGGGCGTGGCCCTGGTCGGCATCCTGTTTTACGGCCAGCTGCAGGGCGCGGCCGATGCGCAGGCCTGGGGCGCGGCCCTGGGCGTGGCGCTGCTGTACCTGTGCGCGTCAGCGCTGCTGGTGGCCGGCTTGCAGGCCTGTGCCAACCGCCTGGTCAGACCCGCCGCATAGCCACTTGCTCCTGTTTTCATAGCGCGCAGTGGCCGCCGCTATTGGACTCCAGGCACTTTTCATGGTGAAACGGGGGCCGTAGGCACTTGCCAGCCGCCGCCCAGCGCCTGGATCAGCGCCACGGCCGCCGTCTGGCGGTCGGCCTGCAGCTGCACCAGCGCCCGGCGCGCGCTGCGTGCCGCGGCCTGCGCGGTGATCACTTCGGTGAAGCTCACCTGCCCGGCCTTGTAGCGGTTCAGCTGCTGCTGCTCCACCTCGTCGGCGGCGCGCGAGGCCTGCTCGCGCAGCACCTGCTGGGCCTGCAGCACGCGCGCGGCCACCAGCTGGTTCTCCACGTCCTGGAACGCTGCCAGCACGGTCTGGCGGTACTGCGCGGCGGCCAGGTCCAGCGCCGCGCGCGCCGCGTCCACGCGCGCCGTGGTGGCGCCCGCATTGAACAGCGACTGCGCCAGCGAGGCGCCCAGCGCCCACACCAGGTGCGAGGGGCTCAGCAAATCCTCGATGCGCGGGCCGCTGGTGCCCACCGAGGCACTCAGCCCGATGCTGGGGTAGTAGGCCGCCTGCGCCACGCCAACCTGCGCATTGGCCACGGCGACACGGCGCTCACGCGCCGCAATGTCGGGCCGGCGCTGCAGCAGGTCGGATGGCAGCAGCACCGGCACCGCGGGCACGGTGGGCCGCCACTGCGCCTGCGCGGGCAGGCTGAGCGCGGCCGGCGCGCGCCCCGTGAGCACGGCAATCGCATGCTCGGACTGGGCGCGCTGGCGGCTCAGGGTCAGGTCATCGGCGCGGGTGTTGGCCAGCTGGGTTTCGGCCTGCAGCACATCGGTGCGCGGTGCGATGCCTGCGTCGTAGCGGTTCTGGGCGATCTGGCGCGAGCGCTCGTAGCCCTCGATGGTCTGCGCCAGCAGCGCGCGCTGCACATCGGTCTGGCGCAGGGCCACATAGGCCGCCACCAGTTCCCCCTGCGCCGACAGCCGGGCCGAGGCCAGATCGGCCGCGCTGGCCGCCGCCGCCGCTTGCGCGCCCTGGGCGGCCTGGCCCAGCCGGCCCCAGACGTCGGGCTCCCAGCTGGCCCCGATGCTGAGCTGGTAGCTGCTGCGGGTACCGGCGCTGCTGCCCTCGCCGCCGCTGCGGTTGGCGCCCAGGTTCAGCCCCACGGTGGGGAACATGGCGGCGCGCTGCTGCGCCAGCAGCGCGCGGGCCTGCGCATACGAGGCCACGGCCGCCGCCACGTTCTGGTTGGACACCTCGACCTGCGCGGCCAGCGCGTTGAGTTCGGGGTCGTTGAACAGCGTCCACCACGGCCCGCGGTCCAGCGCATCGGCCGGCGCGGCGGTCACCCACGGGCCCTGCTCCTTGAAGGCCGCGGGCACGGGCGCCTCGGGGCGCTGGTAAGCCGGGCCCACGGCACAGCCGCCCAGCGCCAGCAGCGCCGCAACCGCCACCGCAGACAGCGTTGAGCGCGATGCTCCGGTGGGCCACTGCGAAGGCACAGTGTGGGCGGGCAGAAAAGGCAGGGGCAGTCGCATGGCGGTCACGCAGGTTGGGGGTTGTTGTGGCGGCCCAGCTCACGCTCCAGCGGGCCGCGCCGGCGCAGCTTGTCCATCAGCAGGTAGACCACGGGCGTGGTCAGCAGCGTCAGCACCTGGCTGGCGATCAGGCCGCCAATGATGGCAATGCCCAGCGGCTGGCGCAGCTCGGCACCTTCGCCAAAGCCGATGGCCAGCGGCAGCGCGCCCAGCGCGGCGGCCAGCGTGGTCATGAGGATGGGCCGAAAGCGCAGCAGGCAGGCCTCGCGCACGGCGGCCAGGGGCGTGAGCCCGCGCGAACGCTCGGCGTCCAGCGCAAAGTCGATGATCAGGATGGCGTTTTTCTTGACGATGCCAATGAGCAGGAACAGGCCGATCAGCGCCATGATGGAAAAGTCCATCCCGAACAGCATCAGGGCCAGCACCGCGCCCACCCCGGCCGACGGCAGTGTGGACAGCACCGTGACCGGGTGGATCAGGCTTTCATACAGCACGCCCAGCACGATGTAGATCACCACGATGGCCGCCAGGATCAGCAGCGGCTGCTCGCCCTGCGAGTCCTGCGCCGCGCGCGCCGTGCCCTGGAAGCTGCCGCGCACGTTGCGCGGCATGGCAATGCTGGCCTCGGCGTCGCGCACGGCTTGCTGGCCGTCGGCCAGGTTGGCGCCATCGGCCAGGTTGTAGGAAATGGTGGTGGCCAGCTCGGCGTCCTGGTGGGAGACGGAGCTGGCCGTGGGCCGCTCCGAGAAGCGCGCAATGGCCGACAGCGGCACCATGTTGCGCGCCGAGGTGCTCAAGGCCTGGCCGGTGGACTGGTTGCGCAGCGAGGGGTTGATCGGGCTGCTGGTTGACGTCAAGGACGCCGAGTTGCTGGCGGCCAGCCGCGCCGGCACGTAGATGTCCTTGAGCGATTCGGGGCTGCGCGTGTAGCGCGGCGCCACGCCCATGATCACGCGGTACTGGTTCTGCTCGCCATAGATGGTGGCCACCTGGCGCTGGCCAAAGCCGTTGTACAGCGCGTTGTCAATGTCGCGCGAGCTGATGCCCAGGCGCGCGGCGCTGTCCTTGTCGACCTCGACATAGGTTTCCACGCCGTTTTCCTGCTGGTCGGTGTCCACATCGACCAGCGCGTCCTGCTGCTTCATGGCCTCGGCCAGCTTCGTGGCCCACAGGCGCAGGTCGGCCACGTTGTCGCTCTTGAGCGTGTACTGGTAGGTGGAGTTGCTGGAGCGCCCGCCCATGCGCAGGTCCTGCACCGGGTTGAGGAACAGGCTGATGCCCGTGACCGCGGCAAGCTGTGGGCGCAGCCGCGCGATCACGGCCTGGCCCTTGTCGGTGCGCTGCGAGGCCGGCTTGAGGTTGATGAACATGAAGCCTCCGCCGGGCCGGCTGCCGCCGGTGAAACCCACCACGGTGTCCACGGCCGGGTCGGCGCGGATGATGTCGATGAGCTGGCGCAGCTTGTCCTGCATGGCCTGGAACGAGATGCTCTGGTCGGCCCGCATGCCGCCCGAGATCTGCCCCGTGTCCTGCTGCGGGAAGAAGCCCTTGGGCACCCGCGTGAACAGGTAGACGTTGAGCCCCACCACCGCCACCAGGATGGCCATCACCAGCCAGCGCGCATGCAGCGCCCAGTCCAGGCTGTGCTCGTAGCCCCGGTGCAGCCAGCCAAAGCCGCGCTCCAGCCCGCGCGCCAGGCGCCCGGGCGGCCTGGCTCCCTCCCCGCCACCGGGCTTGAGCAGCCAGGCGCACAGCATGGGCGTGGTGGTGAGCGAGAGCACCAGCGAGATCATCACCGCGGCCGACAGCGTGACCGCAAACTCGCGGAACAGCCGCCCCACCTGCCCGCCCATGAACAGCAGCGGGATGAACACCGCCACCAGCGACAGGCTGATGGACAGCACCGTGAAGCCCACCTCGCGCGCGCCCAGCAACGCGGCCTTGAAGCGGTCCATGCCGGCCTCGATGTGGCGGCTGGTGTTCTCCAGCACCACGATGGCGTCGTCCACCACAAAGCCCGTGGCCACGGTGAGCGCCATCAGGCTCAGGTTGTTGAGCGAAAAGCCCAGGAAATACATGACGCCAAAGGTGCCCAGCAGCGACACGATGGTGGCAATGGCCGGGATGAAGGTGGCGCGCACGCTGCGCAGGAAGGCACTGACCACCAGCACCACCAGTGCGATCGCAATGGCCAGCGTGACCTCGACCTCGTGCAGCGCCGCGCGGATGGAGTTGGTGCGATCCGACGCCACGGCAATCCTGATGTCGGACGGCAGCTGGGCCTGCAGCTCGGGCAGCAGCGCGCGCACCCCGTCCACCGTGGCGATCACGTTGGCGCCGGGTTGCAGCGTGACCAGCACGATCACCGCGCGCTCGCCGTTGAACAGGCCCAGCGTGTTGATGTTCTCCACGCTGTCGGTCACCTCGGATATGTCAGACAGGCGCACGGCCGCGCCATTGCGCCAGGCCACGACCAGGCCCTTGTAGTCGGCCGCAGTGCGGCCCGAGCCATTGGGCCCGGTGCCGGTGTAGATCTGCAGGCGCTGGCCCGAGACCTCGATGTCGCCCTTGGGCCGGTTGACGCTGCCGGCCTGCAGCGCGGCGCGCACGTCCTCGGTGCTGATGCCGTACTTGTTGAGCGCAAACGGCAGCAGGTCGACGCGCACCGCGGGCTGCGAGCCGCCGCCCAGTTCCACGTCGCCCACGCCGGCCACCTGCGACACCTTTTGCTGCACCACGTTGGACACCGCGTCGTAGATCTGCCCCGGCGAGCGCTTGGGCGAGGTCAGCGCCAGGATGATCACCGGCGAAGCCGACGGGTTGGCCTTGCGGTAGGTCGGGTTGCTGCGCAGCGTGGACGGCAGGTCGGCGCGCGAGGCGTTGATGGCGGCCTGCACCTCGCGCGCGGCGGCGTCGATGTTGCGGTTCAGGTTGAACTGCAGCGTGACGCGCGACGAGCCGTTGCCGCTGTTGGACGTCATTTCATTGACGCCGGCGATCACGCCCAGGCGCCGCTCCAGCGGCGTGGCCACGCTGGTGGCCATGGTCTCGGGGCTGGCGCCGGGCAGGCTCGCGCTGACCGAGATCACCGGAAAGTCCACCTGCGGCAGGGAGGCCACGGGCAGGAAGAAAAAGGCGCCAATGCCCGCGAGCGCAATGCCGATGGTCAGCAGCACGGTGGCCACCGGCCGCCGGACAAAGGGCTCGGACAGGTTCATGCGCCGGCCCCCTCGGCGCGCCGGGCCGCCGGCCGCAGGCGGCGCCCCAGCCGGTCAAACGCGAGGTAGATCACCGGGGTGGTGAACAGCGTGAGCAGTTGGCTCACGATCAGCCCGCCGAAGATGGCCAGGCCCAGCGGGCGGCGCAGCTCGGCGCCCTCGCCCCAGCCCAGCATCAGCGGCACCGCCGCGAACAGCGCGGCCAGCGTGGTCATCAGAATGGGCCGGAAGCGCAGCCGCGCCGCCTGGCGGATCGCCTCCAGTGGGGTCTTGCCCTCGCTGCGCTCCGCGTCGATCGCGAAGTCGATCATCATGATCGCGTTCTTCTTGACGATGCCGATCAGCAGGATGATGCCGATGATGCCGATCACGCCCAGGTCGCTGCCGGTGATCATCAGCATCAACAATGCGCCCACCCCGGCCGACGGCAGCGTGGACAGAATGGTCAGCGGGTGGATGTAGCTCTCGTACAGCACGCCCAGCACGATGTAGACGCAGATGATGGCCGCCAGGATCAGCCACAGCTGGTTGGCCAGCGAGGCCTCGTAGGCGCCCGAGGCACCCAAGAAGGTCAGCGTCACGCTGGGCGGCAAGTTGATGTCCCTGGCGGCCTGGCGGATCGCGTCCACGGCGTGGCCCAGCGAGACGCCGGGTGCGGTGTCAAAGCCCACGGTGGTGGCCGGGTACTGCGCCACGTGGGTGATCTGCAGCGGGGCCCGGCGCTCGCTGATCCTGGCCACCGCCGACAGCGGCGTGGCGTCGCCCGAGGCGGTGCGCAGCTGCACCATGCCCAGCGAGGCCGGCGAGGCCTGCGATTCAGGCCGCGCCTCGAGGATCACGCGGTACTGGTTTGTCTCGGTGAAGATGGTGGACACGATGCGCTGGCCAAAGGCACTGTACAGCGCCTCGTCGATGCTGGACGCGGTGATGTTCAGCCGCGAGGCCGTGTCGCGGTCGATGTCCACATAGACGGCCGCGCCCTGCGAGTCGGCGTCTGAGACCACATTGCGCACCTGCGCCACATCGTGCAGCCGCGCGGCAAGCTTGCCGGCCCATTCGATCACGGTGGCGTTGTCGGCCGATTCCATGGAAAAGCGGAACTGCGTGGGCCCCGATTCCGAGTCAATGGTCAGGTCCTGCACGGGCTGCAAATACAGCGTGATGCCGGGCACGGCCTGCGCGCGTTCGCGCAGGCGCTGCATCACCGCCTCCTGACTGCCGCGCGCGCTTTTGAGGTTGATCAGCATGCGGCCGGTGTGCAGCATGGTGTTGTTGGCCGCGTCCACGCCGACAAAGCTGCTGAGCGTGGCCACCTCGGGGTCGTCCATGATCAGCCGCGCCACGCGTTGCTGCATCTGCGCCATCTGCGGGTACGACACCGACTGCGAGGCCTCCACGCGCGCCTGCAACTGCCCGGTGTTCTGGGTCGGGAACAGGCCTTTGGGCATCCAGATGTACAGCAGCACCGTGAGCGCCAGCGTGGCCAGCGCCACCAGCAGCGTCAGGCCCTGGCGCGCCAGCACCCAGCCGAGCATGGCGTCGTAGCGCGCGATGATGCGGTCGTTCCAGCCTCGCTGCCCTTCGACAGGCTCAGGGCGAACGGAGCCATCTTCCGTTCGGGCTGAGCCTGGCCTGTCCTGAGCTTGCCGAAGGGTGGAAGCCCGCAACCACCGCGCCGACATCATGGGCACCAGCGTCAGCGACACCAGGGCCGAGATCAGGATGGTGATGGCCAGCGTCACCGCGAACTCGCGGAACAGCCTCCCCACCACGTCGCCCATGAACAGTAGCGGGATCAGAACCGCGATGAGTGACACGGTGAGCGAGATGATGGTGAAGCCGATCTCGGTGGCGCCCTTGAGCGCCGCCTGCATGGGCGGCTCGCCGTCCTCGATGTGGCGCGAGATGTTCTCGATCATCACGATCGCGTCGTCCACCACAAAGCCGGTGGCAATGGTCAGCGCCATCAGCGACAGATTGTTCAGGCTGTAGCCCAGCAGGTACATGGCGCCGCAGGTGCCGATCAGCGAGATCGGCACGGCCAGGCTGGCAATCACGGTGGCGCGAAGGCTGTGCAGGAAGGCAAAGATCACCAGCACCACCAGCACCACCGCGATCAGCAACTCGATCTGCACATGGTGCACCGAGGCCCGGATGCCCGTGGTGCGGTCCGACAGCACATCGACCTTGAGCGCCGGCGGCAGGCCGGCCGTGAGCTCGGGCAGGCGCTGCTTGATGGCGTCCACCGTGGCGATCACATTGGCGCCGGGCTGGCGCTGCACGTTGAGGATGATGGCCGGGCGCAGCTGGCCCGACGCCACCGACCAGGCACCCAGCTTGATGTTCTCGGCGCTTTCCACCACCTGGGCCACGTCGCGCAGGCGCACGGGCGCGCTGTTGCGGTAGGTCAGCACCAGGTTGCTGTAGTCGGCGGCGGTCAGCAGCTGGTCGTTGGAATTGATGGTGTAGGCCCGCGTGGGGCCATCAATGCTGCCCTTGGCGCCATTGGCATTGGCGGCCCCGATGGCGGTGCGCAGGTTGTCCAGCGTGAGGCCGTAGGACGCGAGCGCCCGGGTGTCGGCCTGGATGCGCACGGCCGGCCGCTGCCCGCCCGACAAGGTGACCAGCCCCACGCCCGCCACCTGGCTGATCTTGAGCGCCAGCCGGGTGTTGACGAGGTTCTGCACCTCGGTGAGGGGCAGCGCCTCGGAGGTGATGGCCAGCGTGAGCACGGGCGCATCGGCGGGGTTGACCTTGGCATACACCGGTGGCGCCGGCAGGTCGGCCGGCAGCAAGGACCCGCCAGCATTGATGGCGGCCTGCACCTGCTGCTCCGCCACGTCCAGTGCCAGGCCCAAACCGAATTGGAGAGTGACAATCGACACGCCCGCCGCGCTGGTGGACCCCATGCGTGCCAGGCCGGCCATCTGGCCGAACTGGCGCTCCAGCGGCGCCGTGACGGTCTGCGCCATCACCTCGGGGCTGGCGCCGGGGTACAGCGTCTGGACCTGGATGGTCGGGTAATCCACCTGCGGCAGCGCCGACAGCGGCAAAAACCGCAGGCCCACCAGCCCCGCCAGCACGATGGCCAGCATCAGCAGCGAGGTGGCAACGGGCCGCTGGATGAAGGGACGCGACGGACTCATGGGCGTGCTGCTCTGCGGCCGCTCATTGGGCGGCGCCCTGCCCACCGGCCGCGCGCCGGCGCTCCACCGTCTGTTGCCAGCGGTCCAGCGCCGCCGGGTCGCCGCGGTCGAGGGCCTCAAGGAAGCGACGGCGCCGCTCCAGCTGCTCGGGGTCGTCGCGCACCGCGTCCAGCATGCGCTTGCGCTGCTCGGCCGTGGGCAAGGGCACGCCGCCCGATGCGCCGGCCGCTGCACCGCCCTCCTTGGCCGCTGCCGCACCCGCGCCTGGCGGCCTGGCTTGACCGGCCGCGGCGCCGCCAGATCTGGGCGCCGGGCCACCGCCGGGTTCGCGCGTCATGGGGCCTGCGGGTGACGAAGCGCCCGGCTGCAGGGCCGGCGCACCAGCGCCACCCGCACCCCCCGCACCACCGGCGGCACCGCCCTGGCGCCTTGCGCCTGGCCGGCCGCCCCCGGTGCCCGGCGCATCGCCCGGCAACATCACCCGCGAGCCTTCGCGCAGGCGGTCGGCGCCCTCGGTGATGACGCGCTCGCCCATGCTCAGGCCGCTGGTGACCTGCACCTTGTCCACCGTGGCCTGGCCACGGGTCACGGGGCGGATCGTCACGGTCCGGTCGTCCTTGAGGACGAACACGTAGTCGCCGTTGGAGCCGGTGCGCACCGCCGCCACCGGAACCACCACGGCGCCCTCCACCGTCTTGAGCTGGATCTGCACATTGACAAACTGGCTGGGGAACAGCGCGAGGTTGGCATTGGCAAACCGCGCCTTGGCCTTGACGGTGCCGGTCTGCACGTCGATCTGGTTGTCCAGCGCGGCAAAGGTGCCCGTGCCCAGCACGATGCTGCGGGTACGGTCCAGCACCTTGACCGGCAAGGCCGCGCCCATGCTGTGCTGCAGCGTGGCCGCCATGTCCTGGGGCACGGCAAAGGCCACGTCGATCGGCGAGACCTGGGTGATCAGCGCCACGCCATTGGCATCGCCCGCGCTGATCAGGTTGCCCACGTCCACGGTGCGCAGGCCCACGCGCCCCGCGATCGGCGCGGTGATCCGGGTGTAGTCCAGGTTCAGGCGTGCCGTGCCTTGGTTGGCGCGGGAAATCTGCGCGGTGGCGCCCAGCTGCTTGACCAGCGCGGTCTGGGTGTCCACGTCCTGGCGGGCAATCGAATCCTGGGCCAGCAAGGTGGTGTAGCGCTGCAGCGTGACGCGGGCCGCCTCCAGCTGGGCTTCGTCGCGCAGGCGCTGGCCGGTAGCCTGCTGCAACGCGAGTTCAAAGGGCCGCGGGTCGATGATCGCCAGCAATTGCCCCTTGGCCACCGTCTGCCCTTCCTTGAACAGCACCTGCTGCAGGATGCCGGACACCTGGGCCCGCACCCTGACCGTGGCCTGGGGCGTGACCGTGCCCAGGGCCTCCAGCGTGACCGGAATGTCGGATTGCGCTGCCGTGGCCACGCCCACCGTGGTGCCGCCCCGCGCCCCGGGCGGACGGGCCCCGCCGGCCCCGAACATGCCGGGCGCTGAGGCCGTGTCACGGTGCGTCAGGTGCCAGGCCAACCAGCCGACCCCACCCACCACCAGCAGCGCGATCACGGTTCCGATGAGGGTCGCCCGGCGGCTGACGCGACGCGGTGGGGAAGCGGTGCCGGTGGCTGGGTGAGCGGGCGACTCAGGCTTGATCGGGTCCATCGGTGTCCTGTTTTCTTGAGGGTCGGGTCACCGGCGCGTCTGGGAGAAAACCGGGCGCCAGCGCGCGGCACCGGGCCGCACAGGCTGGATCATCCGCGATTACTGTATCTGTCTGGTTAACTTGGGTTGCGTGGGCGCAAAGCGCCCGGGGGCCCTACCGGCCCAGGGTGCGCCGTGCCAGGGTAACCACCGGCGCATCGACCATGCGCCCGTCGAGGCTGAAGGCGGCATCGCCGTGGGTCTCAACCCCCGCCATCACGCGGCGGGCCCAGTCGAGCTCGGCCTGCGAGGGCGCAAAGGCGGCGCGCACGCCGGCCACCTGCGCCGGGTGGATGCACAGCTTGCCGCCAAAGCCCATGCGCCGGGCCCGCGCGGCATCGGCCGCCAGCCGCGGCGCGTCGCCGGTGGCCACGGTCACGCCGTCCACGGGCGCGGCCAGGCCGGCGCGGCGCGATGCGCGCACCAGCGCCAGGCGCACCGGCAACAGTTCGGCCTCGTCGTCGGCGCAGGCCATGCCCAGGTCCAGCTGGAAGTCCAGGTGGCCAAACACCAGCCGCAGCACCTGGGGCGCGGTGGCCAGGGCGTCCAGCGCATCCAGCCCGGCCCCGGATTCCACCAGCGGCAACAGCGCCGCCTGCGGCCCCAGTGCCCCGGCCAGGTCGGCCAGCACCCGGGCCGATTCGGCCTTGGGCAGCACCACGCCCACCAGGCCCTGGGCGACGCACCGCGCGGCCAGGGCGATGTCGTCGGCATGCCAGGGCGTTGCGGCGGCGTTGATGCGCAGCAGCACGCGGCCGCGTTCCGCGGCTGCCAACGCTTCGAAAGCCTGGGCAAATGCATCGCGCGCGGCGGCCTTGTCTGCACTGGCGACCGCGTCCTCCAGATCCACGATCACCGCGCCCGCGCCACTGGCCAGCGCCTTGGCCAGGCGCTCGGGCCGCGTGGCCGGCACGAACAGCAGGGTGCTGGCATGGGCCAGCGCGGCCTGCGCGGTGCCGGGCGGCGCGGTCATGCGCCCGCCAGCAAGCGCCCGACCGCGGGGGCCTGCGCAATCTGCCAGAGCCGGTCGATCGCCGCCTGGGCCTCGGTGGTGCCGGCGGCACCGCCGTAAGCCGCCAGCCGCAGCGCCTTGGCCGTGATCTCATCGCGGCTCAGGGTGTTGCCGGGGTCGCCCTTGGGTTCGTCGACCCGGCCCGCCAGCACGCGGCCATCGGTGGTGTGCACCGTGACCT encodes:
- a CDS encoding MFS transporter, with translation MTSTRLTPLPPAAAPSASQHAAPGWPALLIMLCGTFMVVLDFFIVNVALPSMQGELHSSAATLQMVVAGYGLATAAGLITGGRLGDILGRRRMFMTGLALFTLASAACGLAPDAATLVAARVLQGLAGALLQPQVLAMMGLVYTGERRARAFAAYGLTLGLGATLGQLLGGLLIHANLAGLGWRSCFLINVPVGLAALALAPRLLPPLANKAGARLDLAGAALAAAVCTAVVLPLVEGREQGWPLWSVLSLALALPLAAAFALQQRQLARRGGAPLLAPALLAHRSFVLGLATTLAFYAGNASLYFVLALYMQQGLGLAPLPSGLIFTALAAGFFATSLAAPRLARWLGGAPIARGALLLALGHALQCLNVTLWAGPSTLFWMVPLLLLQGAGLGLVMAPLVSAVLAGLPPQHAGVASGTIATVQQAGNALGVALVGILFYGQLQGAADAQAWGAALGVALLYLCASALLVAGLQACANRLVRPAA
- a CDS encoding efflux transporter outer membrane subunit: MRLPLPFLPAHTVPSQWPTGASRSTLSAVAVAALLALGGCAVGPAYQRPEAPVPAAFKEQGPWVTAAPADALDRGPWWTLFNDPELNALAAQVEVSNQNVAAAVASYAQARALLAQQRAAMFPTVGLNLGANRSGGEGSSAGTRSSYQLSIGASWEPDVWGRLGQAAQGAQAAAAASAADLASARLSAQGELVAAYVALRQTDVQRALLAQTIEGYERSRQIAQNRYDAGIAPRTDVLQAETQLANTRADDLTLSRQRAQSEHAIAVLTGRAPAALSLPAQAQWRPTVPAVPVLLPSDLLQRRPDIAARERRVAVANAQVGVAQAAYYPSIGLSASVGTSGPRIEDLLSPSHLVWALGASLAQSLFNAGATTARVDAARAALDLAAAQYRQTVLAAFQDVENQLVAARVLQAQQVLREQASRAADEVEQQQLNRYKAGQVSFTEVITAQAAARSARRALVQLQADRQTAAVALIQALGGGWQVPTAPVSP
- a CDS encoding efflux RND transporter permease subunit; the protein is MNLSEPFVRRPVATVLLTIGIALAGIGAFFFLPVASLPQVDFPVISVSASLPGASPETMATSVATPLERRLGVIAGVNEMTSNSGNGSSRVTLQFNLNRNIDAAAREVQAAINASRADLPSTLRSNPTYRKANPSASPVIILALTSPKRSPGQIYDAVSNVVQQKVSQVAGVGDVELGGGSQPAVRVDLLPFALNKYGISTEDVRAALQAGSVNRPKGDIEVSGQRLQIYTGTGPNGSGRTAADYKGLVVAWRNGAAVRLSDISEVTDSVENINTLGLFNGERAVIVLVTLQPGANVIATVDGVRALLPELQAQLPSDIRIAVASDRTNSIRAALHEVEVTLAIAIALVVLVVSAFLRSVRATFIPAIATIVSLLGTFGVMYFLGFSLNNLSLMALTVATGFVVDDAIVVLENTSRHIEAGMDRFKAALLGAREVGFTVLSISLSLVAVFIPLLFMGGQVGRLFREFAVTLSAAVMISLVLSLTTTPMLCAWLLKPGGGEGARPPGRLARGLERGFGWLHRGYEHSLDWALHARWLVMAILVAVVGLNVYLFTRVPKGFFPQQDTGQISGGMRADQSISFQAMQDKLRQLIDIIRADPAVDTVVGFTGGSRPGGGFMFINLKPASQRTDKGQAVIARLRPQLAAVTGISLFLNPVQDLRMGGRSSNSTYQYTLKSDNVADLRLWATKLAEAMKQQDALVDVDTDQQENGVETYVEVDKDSAARLGISSRDIDNALYNGFGQRQVATIYGEQNQYRVIMGVAPRYTRSPESLKDIYVPARLAASNSASLTSTSSPINPSLRNQSTGQALSTSARNMVPLSAIARFSERPTASSVSHQDAELATTISYNLADGANLADGQQAVRDAEASIAMPRNVRGSFQGTARAAQDSQGEQPLLILAAIVVIYIVLGVLYESLIHPVTVLSTLPSAGVGAVLALMLFGMDFSIMALIGLFLLIGIVKKNAILIIDFALDAERSRGLTPLAAVREACLLRFRPILMTTLAAALGALPLAIGFGEGAELRQPLGIAIIGGLIASQVLTLLTTPVVYLLMDKLRRRGPLERELGRHNNPQPA
- a CDS encoding efflux RND transporter permease subunit, whose protein sequence is MSPSRPFIQRPVATSLLMLAIVLAGLVGLRFLPLSALPQVDYPTIQVQTLYPGASPEVMAQTVTAPLERQFGQMAGLARMGSTSAAGVSIVTLQFGLGLALDVAEQQVQAAINAGGSLLPADLPAPPVYAKVNPADAPVLTLAITSEALPLTEVQNLVNTRLALKISQVAGVGLVTLSGGQRPAVRIQADTRALASYGLTLDNLRTAIGAANANGAKGSIDGPTRAYTINSNDQLLTAADYSNLVLTYRNSAPVRLRDVAQVVESAENIKLGAWSVASGQLRPAIILNVQRQPGANVIATVDAIKQRLPELTAGLPPALKVDVLSDRTTGIRASVHHVQIELLIAVVLVVLVIFAFLHSLRATVIASLAVPISLIGTCGAMYLLGYSLNNLSLMALTIATGFVVDDAIVMIENISRHIEDGEPPMQAALKGATEIGFTIISLTVSLIAVLIPLLFMGDVVGRLFREFAVTLAITILISALVSLTLVPMMSARWLRASTLRQAQDRPGSARTEDGSVRPEPVEGQRGWNDRIIARYDAMLGWVLARQGLTLLVALATLALTVLLYIWMPKGLFPTQNTGQLQARVEASQSVSYPQMAQMQQRVARLIMDDPEVATLSSFVGVDAANNTMLHTGRMLINLKSARGSQEAVMQRLRERAQAVPGITLYLQPVQDLTIDSESGPTQFRFSMESADNATVIEWAGKLAARLHDVAQVRNVVSDADSQGAAVYVDIDRDTASRLNITASSIDEALYSAFGQRIVSTIFTETNQYRVILEARPESQASPASLGMVQLRTASGDATPLSAVARISERRAPLQITHVAQYPATTVGFDTAPGVSLGHAVDAIRQAARDINLPPSVTLTFLGASGAYEASLANQLWLILAAIICVYIVLGVLYESYIHPLTILSTLPSAGVGALLMLMITGSDLGVIGIIGIILLIGIVKKNAIMMIDFAIDAERSEGKTPLEAIRQAARLRFRPILMTTLAALFAAVPLMLGWGEGAELRRPLGLAIFGGLIVSQLLTLFTTPVIYLAFDRLGRRLRPAARRAEGAGA
- a CDS encoding efflux RND transporter periplasmic adaptor subunit, which produces MDPIKPESPAHPATGTASPPRRVSRRATLIGTVIALLVVGGVGWLAWHLTHRDTASAPGMFGAGGARPPGARGGTTVGVATAAQSDIPVTLEALGTVTPQATVRVRAQVSGILQQVLFKEGQTVAKGQLLAIIDPRPFELALQQATGQRLRDEAQLEAARVTLQRYTTLLAQDSIARQDVDTQTALVKQLGATAQISRANQGTARLNLDYTRITAPIAGRVGLRTVDVGNLISAGDANGVALITQVSPIDVAFAVPQDMAATLQHSMGAALPVKVLDRTRSIVLGTGTFAALDNQIDVQTGTVKAKARFANANLALFPSQFVNVQIQLKTVEGAVVVPVAAVRTGSNGDYVFVLKDDRTVTIRPVTRGQATVDKVQVTSGLSMGERVITEGADRLREGSRVMLPGDAPGTGGGRPGARRQGGAAGGAGGAGGAGAPALQPGASSPAGPMTREPGGGPAPRSGGAAAGQARPPGAGAAAAKEGGAAAGASGGVPLPTAEQRKRMLDAVRDDPEQLERRRRFLEALDRGDPAALDRWQQTVERRRAAGGQGAAQ